Proteins encoded by one window of Ascochyta rabiei chromosome 1, complete sequence:
- a CDS encoding Non-specific serine/threonine protein kinase, with translation MGYEGGESWTFGDKLPGWLVYPERVESYRRGKLHPVKIGDIFQADRYQYKIVRKLGHGSFSTVWLAECTSDPRYVAIKILSSDASSTSKEVQINRIIRANATARGHIVTLLDSFKHDGPNGEHECLVFEPMGPAVAACYDPDYNPIHAWQAKSICKQLLTALKCLHDLGIAHSDSNPGNLLLSLTIPIQQPSSGGKCWSTGVKGNPQIPERIYENRPLTEFWDREVPVELKLSDLGAAFFSNDPPATPVIAIGLRAPEVVLQSSFDHRIDIWSFGCLLFELFTRAPLFVMPPFNLARTNTDHLHGTSNDNNLPQEGDGDFLPGADRNDQALQENNDDHLLQMIHALGPLPPAMFERWPRGKRYFNKDGEQIRSDVGESEIPSDILVGDTLEQRFQRRKPKKMTYNESAGLLAVIRSALKYDPKDRLSAAQLLALPWFNREYIE, from the exons ATGGGTTATGAAGGTGGAGAGTCGTGGACCTTTGGTGACAAGCTTCCGGGGTGGCTGGTATACCCCGAGCGAGTTGAGTCGTATCGGCGTGGAAAACTTCATCCCGTGAAAATCGGCGACATATTTCAAGCGGATCGCTACCAGTACAAGATCGTTCGCAAGCTGGGCCACGGGTCGTTCTCAACTGTGTGGCTCGCGGAGTGCACTAG TGATCCTCGGTACGTCGCAATCAAAATCTTGAGCTCCGACGCGTCCAGTACGTCCAAAGAAGTACAGATTAACCGGATCATACGTGCCAACGCCACTGCACGAGGCCACATCGTTACACTTCTGGATAGCTTCAAGCACGATGGTCCGAACGGTGAGCATGAGTGCTTGGTCTTCGAGCCCATGGGGCCCGCTGTCGCGGCATGTTACGATCCTGACTATAATCCAATCCATGCTTGGCAGGCCAAATCGATATGCAAGCAGCTACTAACGGCACTGAAATGCCTTCACGACTTGGGAATTGCGCACAGTGATTCAAATCCAGGAAACCTGCTTCTGTCCCTTACCATCCCAATCCAACAACCTTCCTCTGGAGGCAAATGCTGGTCTACGGGGGTCAAAGGCAATCCACAAATTCCTGAGCGCATCTATGAGAACCGGCCGCTTACGGAGTTCTGGGATCGTGAAGTTCCTGTTGAGCTGAAGCTCTCTGACCTTGGTGCCG CGTTCTTCTCCAATGACCCTCCTGCGACACCAGTCATCGCAATCGGGCTGCGCGCCCCCGAGGTCGTACTCCAGTCCAGTTTCGATCACCGGATTGACATCTGGAGCTTTGGCTGCCTTCTGTTCGAGCTCTTCACTAGGGCACCTCTGTTTGTCATGCCACCATTCAACCTGGCGCGCACCAATACCGACCATCTGCACGGAACGAGCAATGATAACAATCTCCCCCAGGAGGGTGATGGCGATTTCCTTCCGGGAGCAGATCGTAACGACCAAGCCCTCCAGGAAAACAACGACGATCATCTCCTCCAAATGATTCACGCCCTCGGACCATTACCTCCAGCGATGTTCGAGAGATGGCCTCGCGGGAAGAGATATTTCAATAAGGATGGAGAACAAATTCGGTCAGATGTGGGAGAGTCAGAGATACCCAGTGACATCTTGGTTGGCGATACGCTCGAGCAAAGATTTCAGAGGAGAAAGCCGAAAAAGATGACATATAATGAAAGTGCTGGACTCCTTGCAGTGATAAGGTCCGCCCTAAAGTACGATCCCAAAGATCGCCTGTCAGCTGCTCAACTGCTTGCTCTTCCCTGGTTTAACCGTGAGTACATAGAGTAG